AGAGCGTGCCGACACCGACGCCCGCCTGCTTGGCGATGGCGGCAGGCGCGGTGTCCAGCCCCTGTTCGGCGAAGGCCTGCGCGGCGACCTCGAGCAGGCGCTCCCGGTTCTGCAGCGCGTCACTCCTGGTGCGGCGGGGCGTGGCGGGCATGCGAGTTCCTTCGGTGTGTCGGTCGCCGGTTGCTTTCCGGAATCTGTTCCGCTTAACTCCTAAACGGAACAGATTCCGGTATCACTCTACTCCAGGAGACCCTCATGCCTGCCCCCTCCGACAAGGCCGCACGTCACTGGTTCGTCACCGGAGCCTCCGGTGGACTGGGGCGCCGTCTCACCGAGCATGCCCTGCGGAACGGCGACCGCGTCACGGCGACGGTCCGCCGCCCCGCGGCCCTGGAAGACCTGCGGGAGGCGTACGGCGACCGGTTGACCGTCGAGACACTCGACCTCACGCGGCCGGCCGATGTGGACAAGGTGGTCGCCAGGACTCTCCGGTCCGGGCCCGTGGACGTCGTGGTCAACAACGCCGGATACGCGGTTGTGGGCGCCGCCGAGGAAATGACCGCCGAGCAGATGCGCGACCAGATCGAGGTCCTCCTGCTCGCGCCGATGATGATCACCCGAGCCTTCCTGCAGTCCATGCGCGAGCAGGGCGGTGGCCGGATCATCCAGATCTCCAGCATGGGCGGCCAGATCGGTACCCCTACTCACAG
This region of Streptomyces ambofaciens ATCC 23877 genomic DNA includes:
- a CDS encoding SDR family oxidoreductase, which encodes MPAPSDKAARHWFVTGASGGLGRRLTEHALRNGDRVTATVRRPAALEDLREAYGDRLTVETLDLTRPADVDKVVARTLRSGPVDVVVNNAGYAVVGAAEEMTAEQMRDQIEVLLLAPMMITRAFLQSMREQGGGRIIQISSMGGQIGTPTHSSYHAGKWGLEGFTESVSREVSDFNIHLTLVEPGATRTGFASALQYTTETTVYRDSAVGRTRRYLETADENVFTGDPAKLAAAIYDTTRHPSPPLRLTLGADTYGAIHAALTERLTALEAQKELAESVAFTR